From Triticum urartu cultivar G1812 chromosome 2, Tu2.1, whole genome shotgun sequence, a single genomic window includes:
- the LOC125539855 gene encoding G-type lectin S-receptor-like serine/threonine-protein kinase B120 isoform X3, with protein MGMHYISIFFLLFLSSLCKSDDQLTQAKPLTHDDKLVSKSGDFALGFFSLTTSNKSFYLGIWYHSLPGPHTVVWVANRDNPIVAPLSAKLIVTNNSQMVLFDSRGHNIWMTPSNITAGAPGAYAELSNSGNFVLRLPSNTDIWQSFDHPTDTILAGMRFLVSHKAQVITRLVAWKGSDDPSSGDLSISGDPSAPDLQLVTWNKTRPYCRTVWNGVSVSGGTYLSNTSSILYQTVVNSGDEFYFTYAISDNSVYTRVMLDHTGKYKFLAWNNHSSSWALISEYPTAACELYASCGPFSYCDLTQMVPTCQCLEGFETVDDANFSNGCRRKQALKCGNQSHFVALPGMKVRDKVLHIHNRSLDECEAECRRNCSCVAYAYANLSGAIGMADPSRCLVWSGELVDIWKATTGGESLYLRLADSPVYKGISSVKIIILIIACVLLLTCVCLVWMYKYRGTLQKKEKQKKLSRGYFSTSNNLEGKHTEFPFVSYGDILSATNFFADSNLLGRGGFGNVYKGTLEGGNEVAVKRLSQSSGQGIVEFKNEVILIAKLQHKNLVGLLGSCIHEDEKLLIYEYLPNKSLDVFLFNASRKHVLDWSTRLKIIKGIARGLLYLHQDSRLTIIHRDLKASNILLDTEMNPKISDFGMARIFATNQNQANTTRVVGT; from the exons ATGGGTATGCACTACAtctccatcttcttcctcttgttCTTGAGTTCTTTATGCAAATCGGATGACCAGCTAACACAAGCAAAGCCACTCACCCACGATGACAAGCTCGTCTCCAAGAGCGGTGACTTCGCTCTTGGCTTCTTCTCCCTGACCACCTCCAACAAGAGCTTTTACCTTGGCATATGGTACCATAGCCTTCCCGGACCACACACCGTCGTGTGGGTTGCCAACCGAGACAACCCAATCGTCGCCCCTTTGTCCGCGAAGCTCATCGTCACCAACAATTCTCAAATGGTATTGTTTGACTCCAGAGGCCACAATATTTGGATGACACCAAGCAATATCACTGCTGGAGCGCCAGGAGCTTACGCAGAGCTAAGCAACTCTGGGAACTTTGTTCTCCGGTTGCCAAGTAACACTGACATATGGCAGAGTTTTGATCACCCAACCGACACAATCCTTGCAGGCATGAGGTTTTTGGTGAGCCACAAGGCACAGGTCATCACGCGGCTTGTTGCTTGGAAGGGCTCGGATGATCCATCTTCTGGGGACTTGTCAATCAGCGGCGACCCTAGCGCCCCAGACCTTCAGCTTGTCACTTGGAACAAAACTAGGCCATACTGCCGCACTGTGTGGAACGGTGTGTCAGTGTCCGGTGGCACATATCTATCAAACACCAGCTCCATCCTTTATCAGACTGTTGTCAACTCTGGAGACGAGTTCTACTTCACGTACGCAATCTCTGACAACTCGGTGTACACACGCGTCATGCTTGATCATACTGGCAAGTACAAGTTTCTAGCATGGAACAATCACTCGTCATCATGGGCACTCATCAGTGAATACCCCACTGCTGCATGCGAGCTCTATGCCTCGTGTGGCCCATTCAGTTACTGTGACTTGACTCAAATGGTCCCAACTTGCCAATGTCTTGAGGGGTTTGAGACTGTCGATGATGCAAACTTTTCTAATGGATGTCGGAGAAAGCAAGCGTTGAAATGTGGTAATCAAAGTCATTTTGTGGCCTTGCCTGGGATGAAAGTTCGTGACAAGGTCTTGCATATACACAATAGAAGCTTGGATGAGTGCGAGGCTGAGTGCAGGCGCAACTGCTCATGTGTAGCTTACGCTTATGCTAACTTAAGCGGGGCCATAGGTATGGCTGACCCGTCAAGGTGCTTGGTATGGTCAGGGGAGCTTGTTGACATTTGGAAGGCAACCACAGGCGGTGAGAGCCTGTACTTACGGCTTGCTGATTCTCCTG TTTATAAGGGGATCAGTTCAGTAAAGATTATAATCCTGATTATAGCATGCGTGCTGCTACTAACATGCGTGTGCCTTGTCTGGATGTACAAATATAGAG GCACATTGCAAAAGAAGGAAAAGCAGAAGAAACTGTCACGAGGATACTTTAGCACATCCAACAATCTCGAAGGCAAACATACGGAATTTCCATTTGTTAGCTATGGAGACATCCTTTCAGCAACAAATTTTTTCGCTGATTCCAACTTGCTTGGACGGGGAGGTTTTGGCAATGTTTACAAG GGCACACTTGAAGGTGGAAATGAGGTTGCTGTAAAAAGGCTTAGTCAGAGCTCCGGACAAGGTATAGTGGAGTTCAAAAATGAAGTAATTCTAATTGCCAAGCTGCAGCACAAGAACCTAGTCGGACTTCTTGGGTCGTGCATTCATGAAGACGAGAAGTTACTGATCTACGAATACTTACCTAACAAAAGCTTGGATGTTTTTCTTTTCA ATGCTTCACGAAAACATGTGCTTGATTGGTCGACACGGTTGAAAATAATTAAAGGAATAGCAAGAGGTCTTCTTTATCTCCATCAAGATTCAAGATTAACAATAATTCACAGAGATCTCAAAGCAAGCAACATCTTGTTGGACACGGAAATGAATCCGAAAATTTCAGATTTTGGTATGGCAAGAATTTTCGCTACAAACCAAAACCAAGCAAACACTACCAGGGTCGTTGGGACATAG
- the LOC125539855 gene encoding G-type lectin S-receptor-like serine/threonine-protein kinase B120 isoform X6 — translation MGMHYISIFFLLFLSSLCKSDDQLTQAKPLTHDDKLVSKSGDFALGFFSLTTSNKSFYLGIWYHSLPGPHTVVWVANRDNPIVAPLSAKLIVTNNSQMVLFDSRGHNIWMTPSNITAGAPGAYAELSNSGNFVLRLPSNTDIWQSFDHPTDTILAGMRFLVSHKAQVITRLVAWKGSDDPSSGDLSISGDPSAPDLQLVTWNKTRPYCRTVWNGVSVSGGTYLSNTSSILYQTVVNSGDEFYFTYAISDNSVYTRVMLDHTGKYKFLAWNNHSSSWALISEYPTAACELYASCGPFSYCDLTQMVPTCQCLEGFETVDDANFSNGCRRKQALKCGNQSHFVALPGMKVRDKVLHIHNRSLDECEAECRRNCSCVAYAYANLSGAIGMADPSRCLVWSGELVDIWKATTGGESLYLRLADSPVYKGISSVKIIILIIACVLLLTCVCLVWMYKYRGTLQKKEKQKKLSRGYFSTSNNLEGKHTEFPFVSYGDILSATNFFADSNLLGRGGFGNVYKGTLEGGNEVAVKRLSQSSGQGIVEFKNEVILIAKLQHKNLVGLLGSCIHEDEKLLIYEYLPNKSLDVFLFSMETVGRWKRH, via the exons ATGGGTATGCACTACAtctccatcttcttcctcttgttCTTGAGTTCTTTATGCAAATCGGATGACCAGCTAACACAAGCAAAGCCACTCACCCACGATGACAAGCTCGTCTCCAAGAGCGGTGACTTCGCTCTTGGCTTCTTCTCCCTGACCACCTCCAACAAGAGCTTTTACCTTGGCATATGGTACCATAGCCTTCCCGGACCACACACCGTCGTGTGGGTTGCCAACCGAGACAACCCAATCGTCGCCCCTTTGTCCGCGAAGCTCATCGTCACCAACAATTCTCAAATGGTATTGTTTGACTCCAGAGGCCACAATATTTGGATGACACCAAGCAATATCACTGCTGGAGCGCCAGGAGCTTACGCAGAGCTAAGCAACTCTGGGAACTTTGTTCTCCGGTTGCCAAGTAACACTGACATATGGCAGAGTTTTGATCACCCAACCGACACAATCCTTGCAGGCATGAGGTTTTTGGTGAGCCACAAGGCACAGGTCATCACGCGGCTTGTTGCTTGGAAGGGCTCGGATGATCCATCTTCTGGGGACTTGTCAATCAGCGGCGACCCTAGCGCCCCAGACCTTCAGCTTGTCACTTGGAACAAAACTAGGCCATACTGCCGCACTGTGTGGAACGGTGTGTCAGTGTCCGGTGGCACATATCTATCAAACACCAGCTCCATCCTTTATCAGACTGTTGTCAACTCTGGAGACGAGTTCTACTTCACGTACGCAATCTCTGACAACTCGGTGTACACACGCGTCATGCTTGATCATACTGGCAAGTACAAGTTTCTAGCATGGAACAATCACTCGTCATCATGGGCACTCATCAGTGAATACCCCACTGCTGCATGCGAGCTCTATGCCTCGTGTGGCCCATTCAGTTACTGTGACTTGACTCAAATGGTCCCAACTTGCCAATGTCTTGAGGGGTTTGAGACTGTCGATGATGCAAACTTTTCTAATGGATGTCGGAGAAAGCAAGCGTTGAAATGTGGTAATCAAAGTCATTTTGTGGCCTTGCCTGGGATGAAAGTTCGTGACAAGGTCTTGCATATACACAATAGAAGCTTGGATGAGTGCGAGGCTGAGTGCAGGCGCAACTGCTCATGTGTAGCTTACGCTTATGCTAACTTAAGCGGGGCCATAGGTATGGCTGACCCGTCAAGGTGCTTGGTATGGTCAGGGGAGCTTGTTGACATTTGGAAGGCAACCACAGGCGGTGAGAGCCTGTACTTACGGCTTGCTGATTCTCCTG TTTATAAGGGGATCAGTTCAGTAAAGATTATAATCCTGATTATAGCATGCGTGCTGCTACTAACATGCGTGTGCCTTGTCTGGATGTACAAATATAGAG GCACATTGCAAAAGAAGGAAAAGCAGAAGAAACTGTCACGAGGATACTTTAGCACATCCAACAATCTCGAAGGCAAACATACGGAATTTCCATTTGTTAGCTATGGAGACATCCTTTCAGCAACAAATTTTTTCGCTGATTCCAACTTGCTTGGACGGGGAGGTTTTGGCAATGTTTACAAG GGCACACTTGAAGGTGGAAATGAGGTTGCTGTAAAAAGGCTTAGTCAGAGCTCCGGACAAGGTATAGTGGAGTTCAAAAATGAAGTAATTCTAATTGCCAAGCTGCAGCACAAGAACCTAGTCGGACTTCTTGGGTCGTGCATTCATGAAGACGAGAAGTTACTGATCTACGAATACTTACCTAACAAAAGCTTGGATGTTTTTCTTTTCA GCATGGAGACTGTGGGAAGATGGAAACGCCATTGA